In the Leptotrichia sp. oral taxon 212 genome, one interval contains:
- a CDS encoding IS30 family transposase, giving the protein MVQEQYTTKRRKGQHLKLIERGKIEAFLKIGMSKVKIAQELGISVRTLHREIKRGMVELLNTDLSTRGVYSAEFAQSKYNKAQKGKEGELKIGKNLKLVKYLEDSMKRGKNSPYAALEQAKREGQEVNIGLKTLYNYIHSGLFLEYSEDDMPYRKRRKKKVELRKRIRKQGGRSIEERDERIGERLEHGHWEVDTVLGKKGTLACLLVLTERKTRLQLIRKLENRIALHTEGRIKGLIEEYPDSIKTLTSDNGSEFMKVDEIEGQGVGYFYAHSFSSWERGSNENNNKLIRRFIPKGTDITEITEEELKSIEEWMNNYPRKLFNGKSSKEMYDIELKQYIS; this is encoded by the coding sequence ATGGTTCAAGAACAGTATACAACAAAAAGAAGAAAAGGGCAACACTTAAAATTAATAGAGAGAGGAAAAATAGAAGCATTTCTTAAAATAGGAATGTCAAAAGTGAAAATAGCACAGGAGCTGGGAATAAGTGTGAGGACCCTCCACAGGGAAATTAAAAGGGGCATGGTGGAGCTTCTGAATACAGATTTATCGACAAGGGGAGTATATTCTGCGGAATTTGCCCAGTCAAAGTATAACAAGGCACAGAAGGGGAAAGAAGGAGAACTTAAGATAGGGAAGAACCTCAAACTGGTAAAATATCTTGAAGATTCGATGAAACGGGGAAAGAATTCCCCGTATGCTGCACTGGAGCAAGCAAAAAGGGAAGGACAGGAAGTAAACATAGGACTGAAGACACTGTATAACTATATACATAGCGGACTGTTTCTGGAATATAGTGAGGATGACATGCCCTATAGGAAGAGGAGAAAGAAGAAGGTTGAGTTAAGGAAACGTATAAGGAAGCAGGGAGGGAGAAGTATAGAGGAAAGAGACGAAAGGATAGGAGAACGGTTAGAGCATGGGCACTGGGAAGTGGATACAGTATTAGGTAAGAAGGGGACATTGGCATGTCTTCTTGTACTGACAGAACGTAAGACAAGGCTTCAACTGATAAGGAAGCTTGAAAACAGGATAGCATTACATACAGAAGGAAGAATAAAGGGATTAATAGAGGAATATCCAGATTCAATAAAGACACTTACGAGTGACAATGGGAGTGAATTTATGAAGGTTGATGAGATAGAAGGACAGGGAGTAGGATATTTTTATGCACACAGCTTCAGTTCGTGGGAACGAGGGAGTAACGAAAATAATAATAAGCTGATAAGAAGATTTATACCAAAAGGGACAGATATAACAGAAATAACGGAAGAAGAACTAAAGAGTATAGAGGAATGGATGAATAATTATCCGAGAAAACTTTTTAATGGAAAAAGCTCAAAAGAAATGTATGATATTGAACTGAAACAGTACATTTCATAA
- the purD gene encoding phosphoribosylamine--glycine ligase — MKILIVGAGGREHAIAWKMSQNKDVQKIFIAPGNAGAELIEIAENVDLKGIQEYIDFAKKNGIDLTIVGSEELLVQGIVDEFKKNGLKIFGPDKKAAILEGSKAYSKDFMKKYGIKTAIYEIFDNSGKAKEFLNNWKDFPVVIKASGLAAGKGVIIAQNLDEAIKAVEDIMVDEKFGNAGSQVVIEEYLDGVEASILSFTDCNVILPLLSAKDHKKIGENETGLNTGGMGVISPNPYVTDEVFEEFKKNIMAPTLKGIQNEGMDFEGVIFFGLMITKKGVYLLEYNMRLGDPETQAVLPLLETDMVEMIKSAFDKKLSEVKIEWKKQYSCCVVAVAGGYPEKYNKGDKISGLSDIGKNGEILFICGAKKENDDFVTSGGRVLNIVGFGKTLEEAREHAYSSMKKIHFNNMYFRKDIGQIK, encoded by the coding sequence ATGAAAATTCTAATAGTCGGAGCTGGTGGGAGGGAACATGCCATTGCATGGAAAATGTCACAAAACAAGGATGTTCAGAAGATTTTTATTGCACCGGGAAATGCAGGAGCTGAACTGATTGAAATTGCAGAGAATGTTGACTTAAAAGGTATACAGGAATATATTGATTTTGCAAAGAAAAACGGAATTGATTTGACTATTGTAGGAAGTGAAGAACTTCTTGTTCAGGGAATAGTTGATGAATTTAAGAAGAATGGACTGAAGATATTCGGGCCTGATAAAAAAGCTGCAATTCTTGAAGGAAGTAAGGCATATTCTAAAGATTTTATGAAAAAATATGGAATTAAGACAGCTATTTATGAAATTTTTGATAATTCTGGGAAAGCTAAGGAATTTTTGAACAACTGGAAAGACTTTCCTGTAGTTATAAAGGCGAGCGGACTGGCAGCAGGAAAAGGAGTTATAATCGCTCAAAATCTGGATGAGGCAATCAAAGCTGTGGAAGATATAATGGTTGATGAAAAATTTGGAAACGCTGGAAGTCAAGTTGTAATTGAAGAATATCTGGATGGAGTAGAAGCTTCGATATTGTCTTTTACTGACTGTAATGTAATTCTTCCGCTACTTTCTGCAAAGGATCATAAAAAAATAGGAGAAAATGAAACTGGACTTAATACAGGAGGAATGGGAGTAATCTCTCCAAATCCATATGTGACTGATGAAGTATTTGAAGAATTTAAAAAGAATATAATGGCTCCTACCCTGAAAGGAATTCAGAACGAAGGAATGGACTTTGAGGGAGTAATATTTTTTGGACTGATGATTACAAAGAAAGGGGTATACCTGCTTGAATATAATATGAGACTTGGTGATCCTGAAACTCAGGCAGTATTGCCATTACTTGAAACAGATATGGTTGAAATGATAAAAAGCGCATTTGATAAAAAATTATCGGAAGTTAAAATTGAGTGGAAAAAACAATATTCATGCTGTGTAGTGGCAGTGGCAGGAGGTTATCCTGAAAAGTACAATAAAGGAGATAAAATATCAGGACTGTCAGATATAGGAAAAAATGGAGAAATATTATTTATATGTGGTGCAAAAAAGGAAAACGATGATTTCGTCACTTCGGGAGGACGTGTTTTAAATATTGTAGGATTTGGAAAAACTTTGGAAGAGGCAAGGGAACATGCTTACAGTTCAATGAAAAAAATACATTTCAACAATATGTATTTTAGGAAAGATATAGGACAGATAAAATGA
- a CDS encoding YARHG domain-containing protein has translation MKKMKIFLLLCLMFLISVNLAANDYEFRSQGGHIVPMNVSDIVIKSEKIHFKMESVKADYEMAEGMTVTVKFVFDSPEAGERYIGFITPESAQEEWLSDPENREEANEDYNFRNFKTSVNGKNVGMKMYKLTDFLPKDIKQLEEIKKYFKEYDKAKAKADADYYRKSYVYFFKANFKKGENVVEHSYHYGGIVGSISNDFNYVWTTISKWKNQKVDDFEVIVEPGNAFIEIPEIKMKNGKRVDWELIGEGNIDYGYKKYDGDNVKSRVLYAKLKKGYLRFKTKDFSPKDEFRLREIRTLNLEDYFPEKTEKGFRYTDDLMQAAYNARLLKEDELKKISDADLNIMKNYPYALKGYDFSDKKLKDYFSKFLWYVPIGKNVELYENDYEVIKDVEKIMKSRKK, from the coding sequence ATGAAAAAAATGAAAATATTTTTATTACTTTGTTTAATGTTTCTTATAAGTGTAAATTTGGCGGCAAATGATTATGAATTTAGATCTCAAGGTGGACATATTGTTCCGATGAATGTATCAGATATAGTCATAAAGAGTGAAAAAATTCATTTTAAAATGGAAAGTGTTAAAGCTGACTATGAAATGGCAGAGGGAATGACAGTAACTGTAAAATTTGTATTTGACAGTCCTGAGGCCGGTGAGAGGTATATTGGATTTATTACACCTGAAAGCGCACAGGAAGAATGGCTTAGTGATCCGGAGAACAGAGAAGAAGCAAACGAAGATTATAATTTCAGAAATTTTAAAACTTCTGTAAATGGAAAAAATGTAGGTATGAAGATGTATAAATTGACAGATTTTCTTCCCAAAGATATAAAACAGCTTGAAGAAATAAAGAAATATTTTAAGGAATATGATAAAGCAAAAGCAAAAGCGGATGCTGATTACTATAGAAAGAGCTATGTTTATTTTTTTAAAGCAAATTTTAAGAAGGGTGAAAATGTAGTTGAGCATAGCTATCATTATGGTGGAATCGTGGGTTCCATTTCTAATGATTTTAACTATGTATGGACGACTATTTCAAAATGGAAAAATCAGAAAGTGGATGATTTTGAAGTGATTGTCGAGCCAGGAAATGCTTTCATTGAAATACCGGAGATAAAAATGAAAAATGGAAAAAGAGTGGATTGGGAATTAATTGGGGAAGGAAATATTGATTACGGATATAAAAAATATGATGGTGATAATGTAAAAAGTAGAGTTCTTTATGCAAAATTAAAAAAAGGGTATTTACGTTTCAAGACAAAGGATTTTAGTCCTAAAGATGAATTTAGATTAAGAGAAATACGTACTCTGAACCTTGAGGACTATTTTCCTGAAAAAACTGAAAAAGGTTTTAGATATACAGATGATTTGATGCAGGCAGCTTATAACGCAAGATTATTAAAAGAAGATGAATTAAAGAAGATTTCTGATGCTGATCTGAACATAATGAAAAATTATCCTTATGCGTTGAAAGGTTATGATTTTTCAGATAAAAAACTGAAAGATTATTTCTCAAAATTTTTGTGGTATGTTCCTATTGGAAAAAATGTGGAATTATATGAAAATGACTATGAAGTTATTAAAGATGTTGAGAAGATTATGAAAAGCAGAAAAAAATAG
- a CDS encoding DKNYY domain-containing protein yields the protein MRKGFFKILISLIFVANLGFAEYVTEGEKIYYNEDYHKTLVVKRIDDEKSEKYLTKSPDLKSFKILNENFAKDKDAIYYKEYDILEADINSFEILDEDTGKDKNYIYLYGETVRYENSGEPVDMKKVTFYENSKGKMYYFRNKNDIYVMEGIYAEKVDNVDKRTFEDLGGGFGRDKNWIYSGKMKLRNIDRESFEHIGDGYIKDKNGIYRDAEVIFYDSDDAYNISKLENVDKESFENIGEGYSKDKNNIYYNNEKFKNIDVKTFQLIGNGFSKDKNNVYFKKNKIEGAEAKTFQIVDNFFEKDRNNVFYKEHKLKNVSPIEFQTLYMSKNANVAYAIFFKNKDGVFKLLIEDPFDLTKNKVVKLNVDKDSVKILSKNYYKDRNNVYCNDKVIKGADVKTFELVGNDKDEAMDQFIDTLENIFDAFSSLEKSNETKKSSITAQDKNHKYEYCKIIK from the coding sequence ATGAGAAAAGGATTTTTTAAAATATTAATATCATTAATTTTTGTTGCTAATTTAGGGTTTGCTGAATATGTTACTGAAGGGGAAAAAATTTATTATAATGAGGATTATCATAAAACTTTGGTTGTAAAGCGGATAGATGATGAAAAAAGTGAAAAATATTTAACAAAAAGTCCTGATTTAAAGAGTTTTAAAATTTTGAATGAGAATTTTGCAAAAGACAAGGATGCTATTTATTATAAGGAATATGATATTTTGGAGGCAGATATAAATAGTTTTGAAATATTGGATGAAGATACTGGAAAAGACAAAAATTATATTTATTTATATGGGGAGACTGTACGGTATGAAAATAGTGGCGAACCAGTAGATATGAAAAAAGTTACTTTTTATGAGAATTCTAAGGGTAAAATGTATTATTTTAGAAATAAAAATGACATCTATGTTATGGAAGGAATATATGCAGAAAAAGTTGATAATGTGGATAAAAGGACTTTTGAAGATTTAGGTGGAGGCTTTGGGAGAGATAAAAACTGGATTTATTCTGGAAAAATGAAATTGAGAAATATAGACAGGGAAAGTTTTGAACATATTGGTGATGGATATATAAAGGATAAGAATGGTATTTATAGAGATGCAGAAGTAATTTTTTATGATAGTGATGATGCATATAATATTTCAAAGTTGGAAAATGTTGATAAAGAGAGCTTTGAGAATATTGGAGAGGGATATTCAAAAGACAAAAATAACATTTACTACAATAATGAAAAATTTAAGAATATAGATGTAAAAACTTTTCAATTAATAGGAAATGGTTTTTCAAAGGATAAAAATAATGTTTATTTTAAAAAAAATAAAATTGAAGGAGCAGAAGCAAAAACTTTTCAAATAGTAGACAATTTCTTTGAAAAAGATAGAAATAATGTTTTTTATAAAGAACATAAATTAAAAAACGTAAGCCCGATTGAATTTCAGACACTGTATATGAGTAAAAATGCTAATGTTGCGTATGCAATATTTTTTAAAAATAAGGATGGAGTATTTAAGCTGTTAATTGAAGATCCTTTTGATTTGACGAAAAATAAGGTTGTAAAATTGAACGTAGATAAGGATAGTGTAAAAATACTTAGTAAAAATTATTATAAAGATAGAAATAATGTTTATTGTAATGACAAAGTGATAAAAGGTGCTGATGTAAAAACTTTTGAACTGGTAGGAAATGACAAGGATGAAGCAATGGATCAATTTATAGATACTTTGGAAAATATTTTTGACGCTTTTAGTTCACTAGAAAAAAGCAATGAAACTAAAAAGAGTTCAATTACAGCACAGGATAAAAATCATAAATATGAATATTGTAAGATTATAAAATAA
- the purH gene encoding bifunctional phosphoribosylaminoimidazolecarboxamide formyltransferase/IMP cyclohydrolase yields the protein MKKRALISVFDKTGILEFAKFLKEKNIEIVSTGGTYKYLKENGLEVIEISEVTKFKEMLDGRVKTLHPNIHGGILAIRDNKEHMETIEKEGIETIDFVVVNLYPFFREVQTDKTFDEKIEFIDIGGPTMLRSAAKSFKDVTVICDPEDYGKVTEEIQNKGEVSFETKKRLAGKVFNLTSAYDAAISGFLLDEEYPKYLNVSYKKKFDLRYGENPHQTSAYYVSTTEEGSMKDFVQLNGKELSFNNIRDMDIAWKVANEFDEIACCAVKHSTPCGVAIAEDVFTAYKKAHDCDPVSIFGGIVAINREIDVATAEELNKIFLEIVIAPSYSPEALEVFKNKKNLRIIQCEVPKPQDKFEYIKVDGGILVQEANRKMIDEMKIVTEKQPTEQEKQDMILGMKVVKHVKSNAIVVVKDGAATGIGTGQTNRIWATAHALEHAKGDLETLEGAVLASDAFFPFRDCVDEAAKYGIKAIVQPGGSIRDEESIQACNEHGISMALTGIRHFKH from the coding sequence ATGAAAAAAAGAGCTTTGATAAGTGTTTTTGATAAGACTGGAATACTTGAGTTTGCAAAGTTTCTTAAGGAGAAAAATATAGAGATAGTATCAACAGGAGGAACTTATAAATATCTCAAAGAAAATGGACTTGAAGTAATTGAAATTTCAGAAGTTACAAAATTTAAGGAAATGCTTGATGGAAGGGTTAAGACATTGCATCCAAATATACATGGTGGAATACTTGCCATAAGAGATAATAAGGAACATATGGAAACAATTGAAAAAGAAGGGATTGAAACGATAGACTTTGTAGTAGTGAATCTTTATCCTTTCTTCAGGGAAGTTCAGACAGATAAAACTTTTGATGAAAAAATAGAATTTATAGATATAGGTGGGCCTACAATGCTGAGATCGGCAGCAAAGTCATTTAAGGATGTAACTGTAATATGTGATCCTGAAGACTATGGAAAAGTAACTGAGGAAATTCAGAATAAAGGTGAAGTGTCATTTGAAACTAAAAAAAGACTGGCAGGAAAAGTTTTCAATCTGACTTCGGCTTATGATGCGGCAATATCGGGATTTCTTCTTGATGAGGAATATCCTAAATATCTGAATGTATCCTATAAGAAGAAATTTGACCTGAGATATGGGGAAAATCCTCATCAGACTTCTGCTTACTATGTTTCAACGACGGAAGAAGGAAGTATGAAGGATTTTGTCCAGCTGAATGGAAAGGAACTGTCATTTAACAATATAAGGGATATGGATATTGCATGGAAGGTTGCAAACGAATTTGATGAAATCGCATGCTGTGCAGTGAAACATTCGACACCATGTGGTGTGGCAATTGCAGAGGATGTATTTACAGCTTATAAAAAGGCACATGACTGCGATCCTGTTTCCATCTTTGGTGGAATTGTTGCAATTAACAGGGAAATAGATGTGGCAACAGCGGAAGAACTGAATAAAATATTTCTTGAAATAGTGATTGCTCCTTCTTATTCTCCGGAAGCTCTTGAAGTATTTAAAAATAAGAAGAATTTAAGAATTATCCAGTGCGAAGTACCAAAACCTCAGGATAAATTTGAGTACATTAAAGTTGATGGTGGAATACTCGTACAGGAAGCAAACAGAAAAATGATAGATGAAATGAAAATTGTAACGGAAAAACAGCCTACTGAGCAGGAAAAACAGGATATGATTTTAGGAATGAAAGTCGTAAAGCATGTAAAATCAAACGCAATAGTGGTAGTTAAAGATGGTGCCGCAACAGGAATAGGTACAGGACAGACAAATAGAATATGGGCTACTGCACATGCTTTAGAGCATGCAAAAGGAGATCTGGAAACACTGGAAGGTGCAGTTCTCGCTTCAGATGCTTTCTTCCCTTTCAGAGACTGTGTGGATGAAGCTGCAAAATATGGAATAAAAGCTATTGTTCAGCCTGGAGGATCAATAAGGGATGAGGAGTCAATACAGGCTTGTAATGAACATGGAATAAGTATGGCATTAACTGGAATAAGACATTTTAAGCATTAA